The sequence below is a genomic window from Oleidesulfovibrio alaskensis DSM 16109.
CTTCACAGCTACCTACCTCATAGCAACCCTTTAACAGTGTATCAAGATTGAGTAGGAGACAGGTCTATGTGTGAACCAGCTTCAGCTACAGCGGGAACCACAGCCGCAGTAGGTGGAACCACAGCAGGCACTACTGCCGCAGCGTCTACGATTACAGCGTCTCAAATGTTCATGTACTCCCTAGCCATTGCCGCCGCTTCTACAGCCGCCAACATGGTCGCTCAAAGTGAACAGGCGAATGCCATGAACTCATATCAAAGCGAAATGGCAGACAATTACAACAAGACAGCGGTCAAGAACGCCGAACTCGCCAACAAGGATTACATCGAACAGACAGCCGCTGAAAGCATTGCGCTCATGCAGAAGCAAGAGGCGGCAGCACAAGAAGTGCAACGGATTCAAAGGGAACGCCTTGAAAAGCAAGGGACGGCCTTAGCTTCAAGTGAGGCAGCAGGCCAGTCGCTCCAGTTCCTCATGGACGACTATCACAGACAAGAAGCCCTCTACAGGAATTCAGTAAAGCACCAACTTGATATGGACAAGGACGCATACGGCATATCCGTGAAAGGCTTCAGGAATACCGCCAAGAACCGAGGAACGGCTTCAGGTCGATACATCCCCAAGCCTGTCAACTTTCCTAATGTAGGTTCAATGGTCGGTGCGGCTTTGTCGATTGGAAGCAAGGGGCTTGGTTATTATGACCAGTACAAGCAACCGATATACGACCAGAACGGCAAATTCACAGGCCGCTATTCGCTGACAGGGAAATGATATGACAGCAACGGGACTGGCAAGCAGGAGAAGGATAAAGGTACGAAGACATGAACGAAGTGTGCAGACTGACACAATGGACACATAAGAGGTAGCCTTGTCGTTCTTCCTAGCTTGTCAGTCTTTTTATTGAAAGTGAATTTCAATTACAATTATTCGTGTATTTTTGTCTTTATCAGTGTTTTGTCTTCCCTCATGCTCTTAATGCCCTCAAGTGGCTAGGAGCGGGCTATTTGCTCCATATTTTGATTCTGAGGTGTTTTTGTCGTCTTCGCTTGTCATTCGTCGTGTTTTCTTTTTTAAGTCTTTAGAAGTGGAATATGGACGTTTTCCTTGTCGTCCTTGT
It includes:
- a CDS encoding virion core protein, T7 gp14 family, with translation MCEPASATAGTTAAVGGTTAGTTAAASTITASQMFMYSLAIAAASTAANMVAQSEQANAMNSYQSEMADNYNKTAVKNAELANKDYIEQTAAESIALMQKQEAAAQEVQRIQRERLEKQGTALASSEAAGQSLQFLMDDYHRQEALYRNSVKHQLDMDKDAYGISVKGFRNTAKNRGTASGRYIPKPVNFPNVGSMVGAALSIGSKGLGYYDQYKQPIYDQNGKFTGRYSLTGK